TGGCGGAAAGCTATTTTCGGAAAGCGTTAAGGTCTAGAGAACAATTTAAGGACTCCTTTTTACTGGCTCATTCCTATTTTTATTTGGGGCGTTTGGCCTTGGTCCAGAAAAAGGGGCCGCAAGCCGAGCAATTTGCCCGAAACTCTATGGAGCATCGTTCAGGCGGGCAATTGGCAGGGCGTTACGACCTAGAGTTTTTGCCCATTGCCCAGCACTACATTTTGGGAGAAGCCTTTCATTTGCAGCGGCAGATGGACAGTGCCGAGCATCATTTTTTACGCTCTATAGAATTGGCAGAGCCCTATCCGCAGCTGAGTTCCTACTTCTTAAAATCCTACTACAGTCTAGGGCTACTTTTTAGAGAAAAAGGCGATAAAAAAGAGGCCGAAAAACTTTGGAAAGACGCCTTAAAGAAAAGCCAAGCCCTTTCCTTTTTTGATGAAAAAGAGTTGCTTTGGAAATCCCTAATCTCCTTATATCGAGAAGAAGAAAACTATGCGGCCATGGCGGCGGCCTACGAACAGCTCTACGATTTGGTCAAGCGGCAGACGCCGGGAGCCTCCGAGAGCATGTTGCGTTTTCATGCCGAATGGCGAAACTACAACAGCCGAGAAAAGCTAGCCCAGCAAGAGCAGGCCTTGGCCCAAGAGCAGAAAGAGCAGCGCATACAGTGGTGGATTTTATCGGTTATTGCTTGTTTGTTGGTTCTGCTGGCAGTATTTGTGGTTTTGCTCAATAAGAAAAGCCGAGAAGTGAGTCAGAAAAACATCAGTTTGAGTGAGCAAAACCGCACCATTGCGAGTAAGCAGCAAATTATTAGTGAAAATGCGGAAGAGCTAAGAGAACTGAACGAAACCAAAGACCTCTTATTTTCGGTCATTGCCCATGATTTGCGGGGGCCATTTAATAGCTTAACTGGTTTTTCTAAGCTCATGCAAACCTACATACAAAACAACCGTTGGCAAGAGCTCAAAACCTCCTTTCAGATTTTGGATGAATCTTCTCAGCAGGCCTATTGGATTTTTGAAAACCTCTTGGGTTGGATACAAGGGCAAACGGGCAAACTAGAAGCCGACAGCCAAGACATTGATATTCGGCCCATTGTAGAAGAAAGCTTGCGTTTGCTCAGCAGCATGCGTTTACTTAAAAACCTAAACATTTACCAGGACTATGTATCGGCCTATGCCAAAGCCGACCCCTATATGCTACGGACCGTTTTGCGCAACCTACTGACCAATGCCATTAAGTTTTCCTCAGAAGGGGGAAATATCTATATTCGTAGTTGGGAGGCGAGAAATCTATTGTATATTGAGGTAGAAGATGAGGGCGAAGGCATGAGCAAAGAAGCCATTCGTAAGCTCTTTCAGACCCAAAAGCTACAGACCAAAAGTAAAAGCGTTTCGGGTTTGGGGCTGATCTTAGCCAAGCAGTTTACCGAATGTATGCAAGGACAAATTAGCATTGAGAGCCAAGAGCAAAAAGGCAGTATTTTCCGCCTTAGCCTTCCGCTTGGCGAACAAGCTCAGGTGCCCGTTCCAGAAAGCATGCAGCCCCATAAGCAAACGGCCATTGCCCCCTCTCCGGCCACAGATGCCCAAAGCTTTATGCAGGAGCATTTGCATCAGTTGAAAAACTGCCTTTCGCCTTACCTCAGCGAGCTTCACAGCCTGAGTGTTTATGAAGCCTCCGCTTTGCGAAAAATAGTGGAACAGCTGCAGGCCAAAACAGAAAATGAATTGGCCCTACAACAATGGTGCAGCCTTCTACAACAGGCTATTTATAATAGCGACGAGTCCCTTTATGAACAACTAACTACTCCTCTTTATGCCCTCTGAGTACCAATATAGTCTTCTGATTGTAGACGATAACCCCCAAAATCGTCTGCTTGCTGTAGAACAACTCATGCAGCAAGAAGAAACCTATAAGATTTTAGCCGCCCCCTCTGCAGCCATTGCCGACAAACTACTAGAACGCTACGCCATTGACCTTATCTTGCTCGATTGGGAGATGCCTGGCACCAATGGCATTAGCTTTTTGCAAAAACTCAAAGCCCACCCTCAACAGCAAAATATTCCCGTTATTATGTATACCGGCATCATGACTAGCCCCGAATCTTTGCGGGAGGCCCTAGATGCTGGCGCCGCCGACTTTCTGCGCAAACCCGCAGACCCCATAGAACTACTCGCCCGCTGCCGATCTATCCTCAGCCGAGACCAATATTACAAGGCCCTCATACAAGCCGAAGAAGAACGCTCTCGATTTAAGCTACAAGAACTCTCGGCTAGCCTGATCCAAATTGCTCAGCAAAAACGATTGCTCAAAGAGATTTTAGACGAGCTAGAACAACTGGAAAGCCATGGCCCATTGCTCCAACTCCAACAAAAAATTAAACATAAACTCAAAGTAGAAGGCAATTGGAGCGAACTGCAAAACCGCATCCAACTCCTGCATCAAGAGTTTATCAAAAAACTAGAAAGTACCCACCCCAACATCAGCCAAGAAGAACTCATCTACTGTACCCTGATTTATATGGGCCTAGACCAAAAGGAAATTATGGATATTCTAGACATCTCTCCAGAGTCTGCCCTCCGCAATAGATACCGCCTAAGACAAAAAATGCAACTGCACAGCCAAGAACGTTTAGAGGAATATTTGAAAAATATTTAGAAAAAGTTGTGAGATCTCAAATAGCTTATTATATTTGCATCCGCTACAACGAAAGTTATGGCCCATTCGTCTATCGGTTAGGACGCCAGGTTTTCATCCTGGAAAGAGGGGTTCGATTCCCCTATGGGCTATTTTTTTAGTTCTTTTTTTGAACGCCATTATGGCCCATTCGTCTATCGGTTAGGACGCCAGGTTTTCATCCTGGAAAGAGGGGTTCGATTCCCCTATGGGCTATTTTTTTAGTTCTTTTTTTGAACGCCATTTTATGGCCCATTCGTCTATCGGTTAGGACGCCAGGTTTTCATCCTGGAAAGAGGGGTTCGATTCCCCTATGGGCTACGCTTCCGACCTCAGTCAGCTTTATGTTGGCTGGGGTCATTTTTTGTTTAGGGGTAGCTGCTCCAAGGCCGAGGCGGGTTTTTCTTGCTGGGCGGCCTACAAAAATGGTCCATATAAAAAAATAGGCATTTTTTGCCCAAGGCCAATAGCTGCTCCTCCTCTGTTTTTGGGCCCTCTATGGGCTTAAAATAGCGACGAACATGCCGTCTGAAATTCTTACTTTTAGAGAGCTCGGCCCGAATGGCCATATAAGTAGCCCCCGAGTTGGCATAACTCAGATGCTGTAGCCAACGCAGCTCCCACTTTCGCCAAACGCCATCTACCTTACAATTGGCGCCCAAGCTATTTAGGGCGCGCTCTACGGGCCGCATATTGCCATAATGCACCTTTACATGCATACAAATATTGGCCGTTGCTTGATGCGGAATAGTTGGGGCCCAAATATCTTCCCAAAGTCCTTCTAGCACAGCCGCCGCCTGCTCATAACTAAAATTACTGAGCTCTTCTTTGCTCACAGGCCGGCCCAGATGCAAGCTAGCCGCACAGGCACTAATATCTCTAAAGGTGCCCACCAACTGCCCTTGCCCTACCCGACAGCTGGTCCAGTTGCTGCCATCTTTAGGGTTGGGGTTCTGCATGCCGTTATTGCTGGCCTTGGTCAATTTGGCCCGAAAAGGAGTCTGCATATAGGTCTCAAAACTGGCCTGCGGAAAAAACACTCGCAGCAATCCTTGCCCCCAAATCCATTGAGGCAAGAGAAATAAAGTGGTACAAATAATTAGTTTAGGGGAAATCATAGGTTTTGTTTTTTGGGGCCTCAGCTGCGCTGCGCTTGCTGCGCTACGCTTTGGGGCTCGCAGGTCTGCTCGGCCCTGCGGCGGCTTTGCCGCCTTGGTCTGGCCTGCGGCCACCCCGCCGCATCGCTAGGCCGAAATGAAGCTTGGCCCTAAGGCAAAATAATACGACTTTCTAGCGCTTAATCTAAAACGGGAATAGGGTTGCGGTCCTCATCTATGGCCACAAAACTAAAACAACCGTTAATGGCTAGCTCTCGGCTGTCTTCATACATTTCTTCTAGGTAAATGCGGACATCAATGTCTAGGCTGGTGCGCCCCACCTTGCTCACCTTGGCCACAAATTCGGCTAAAGTACCTGCTGGAATAGGATGATTAAAATTTACTCGATCCGAGCAAATGGTCACTACTCTTTTTCGGCAAAAGCGGGTAGCGCAAATAAAGGCCACCTCATCCATAAGTTGCAAAGCCGCCCCACCAAAAAGCGTATTATAATGGTTGGTGGTATTGGGGAAAATGGCCTTAAATATTCTGGTGGTCGATTGTTCTTTACGTTCTTCTAAGGTCATGCAATTATTTTTGTACACTGGAGCATCCAGCATGAAAGAATAAGACGAAACTAGGCCTTTTTTGGCATTTCTAGTAAAAAGCGGGCGCCTCTGCCCTTAATAAAAAACTAAAGGGCCACTATAAGCAAAGCATTCAGAACAATTTTTGCGGCAAAAGGCTTACATTAGACAAAGGGCCTATTTGGGCCCCTACAGGCCCGAAGGGCCGCAGGCTGAGGGATGGATAGCAGGGCCGCCGAAGGCGGCAGACCAAAGCGCTGAAAGCGCTGCAGGGCCGAGCGAACAGCGAGCTGCGACACAGCCCGACCCGAGCGAAGCGAGGGGCAGCCCCAACTCATTATGAATCTTGAACGACTATGTATAAGTATCTCTTTTTGGCCCTTTTTATTTCGGCCATCTCTCCTACTTTTGGGCAAAGCTTTAATAATGCCCAAAAAGCCAGACTTTGCCTACAATATTACCGCAATGGCGAATTTGAAAAGGCGGCAGCTTGCTTTGAGGAGCTGCACAACAAAGACCGCAGCCACGACTACTACTATGAGCGTTATTTGAGCGCTTTATTTGAGTTGGAAGACTATAAAACGGCCGAAAAAGTAATTAAGCGGGCCATCAAGGCGAGTCCAGAAAAACTAGAACGGCGAGTAGATTATGGACGGCTTTATGCTCGGCAGCAAGAAATGGAAAAGGCCGAAAAAGAGTATAAGCGGGCCATTAAGGAACTAACGGGCAACCAAATTCAGATCAGTCGCCTGGCCAATGCTTTTCAGAAGCAAGACCGGCATGCCGAGATGGTGGCCACCTATGAAAAAGGGGAAAAACTATTGGGGCAGCCAGGGATTTTTGCCTATCAGCGGGGAAATGCCCATCGTTTGGCTGGCAATGCCGAGGAAATGGTAAAAGCCTACTTGGATGCCATTGAGGCTGTGCCGGGTCGCTTGACCAATATACAAGCCTTTTTGCAGCGATATTTGCCCGAGATGACCGGCAGCTATGACGCACTAAAAACAGAGCTCTTTCGGAGAAGCCAGAAAGATGCAAACAACAGCCTCTATCCCGAAATGCTCGTTTGGGTTTATGTGCAAGAAGAAGACTTTGAGAGTGCTTTAGTGCAAGCTCGGGCCCTAGATTTGCGTTTGCAGGAAAATGGCTCTAGGGTCTATAAATTGGCCCAAATGGCCCTGAATGAAGAGCAATATCAGGCCGCCTTAGATGCCTTTGCCTACATTGTGGAGGAAAAAGGCAAAACCTCTATTTATTACATCAATGCCAAAGAGCAAATTCTGTATACCAAGCGCAAGCAGCTCAGCAAGGGCTTTGCCTATACCGAAGAACAACTCCAGACTTTGGAGGGCGAGTATAAAGCCTTTTTGAAGGAATTTGGGCAAAATGCGGGCACCTATGG
This genomic interval from Saprospira grandis contains the following:
- a CDS encoding tetratricopeptide repeat-containing sensor histidine kinase, translating into MRRLRYILYCCLWASVLLGQDSLVWEQELDLYLAEANALYRKDRRKAMDILRFAESKAKGFKDSLALARIYNNMGHSYRHWGYTYRAAELFTNSYILMKNAGEEEAAGFSLIDIGNLYYDLKKYEEARPYYEGAIAIFDPKKETGARGIETCYNNLALLAEQKGEYKLAESYFRKALRSREQFKDSFLLAHSYFYLGRLALVQKKGPQAEQFARNSMEHRSGGQLAGRYDLEFLPIAQHYILGEAFHLQRQMDSAEHHFLRSIELAEPYPQLSSYFLKSYYSLGLLFREKGDKKEAEKLWKDALKKSQALSFFDEKELLWKSLISLYREEENYAAMAAAYEQLYDLVKRQTPGASESMLRFHAEWRNYNSREKLAQQEQALAQEQKEQRIQWWILSVIACLLVLLAVFVVLLNKKSREVSQKNISLSEQNRTIASKQQIISENAEELRELNETKDLLFSVIAHDLRGPFNSLTGFSKLMQTYIQNNRWQELKTSFQILDESSQQAYWIFENLLGWIQGQTGKLEADSQDIDIRPIVEESLRLLSSMRLLKNLNIYQDYVSAYAKADPYMLRTVLRNLLTNAIKFSSEGGNIYIRSWEARNLLYIEVEDEGEGMSKEAIRKLFQTQKLQTKSKSVSGLGLILAKQFTECMQGQISIESQEQKGSIFRLSLPLGEQAQVPVPESMQPHKQTAIAPSPATDAQSFMQEHLHQLKNCLSPYLSELHSLSVYEASALRKIVEQLQAKTENELALQQWCSLLQQAIYNSDESLYEQLTTPLYAL
- a CDS encoding DNA-binding response regulator produces the protein MPSEYQYSLLIVDDNPQNRLLAVEQLMQQEETYKILAAPSAAIADKLLERYAIDLILLDWEMPGTNGISFLQKLKAHPQQQNIPVIMYTGIMTSPESLREALDAGAADFLRKPADPIELLARCRSILSRDQYYKALIQAEEERSRFKLQELSASLIQIAQQKRLLKEILDELEQLESHGPLLQLQQKIKHKLKVEGNWSELQNRIQLLHQEFIKKLESTHPNISQEELIYCTLIYMGLDQKEIMDILDISPESALRNRYRLRQKMQLHSQERLEEYLKNI
- a CDS encoding acyl-CoA thioesterase, with the protein product MTLEERKEQSTTRIFKAIFPNTTNHYNTLFGGAALQLMDEVAFICATRFCRKRVVTICSDRVNFNHPIPAGTLAEFVAKVSKVGRTSLDIDVRIYLEEMYEDSRELAINGCFSFVAIDEDRNPIPVLD
- a CDS encoding tetratricopeptide repeat protein — encoded protein: MYKYLFLALFISAISPTFGQSFNNAQKARLCLQYYRNGEFEKAAACFEELHNKDRSHDYYYERYLSALFELEDYKTAEKVIKRAIKASPEKLERRVDYGRLYARQQEMEKAEKEYKRAIKELTGNQIQISRLANAFQKQDRHAEMVATYEKGEKLLGQPGIFAYQRGNAHRLAGNAEEMVKAYLDAIEAVPGRLTNIQAFLQRYLPEMTGSYDALKTELFRRSQKDANNSLYPEMLVWVYVQEEDFESALVQARALDLRLQENGSRVYKLAQMALNEEQYQAALDAFAYIVEEKGKTSIYYINAKEQILYTKRKQLSKGFAYTEEQLQTLEGEYKAFLKEFGQNAGTYGIMKQLAELEALYLNDLDQAIQILKVAVEMPRLDRKRLAEAKIQLGDYFLMNQEVWEASLLYSQVDKDQKDSPLGEMARYKNAKLSYYKGDFEWAQDQLEILKGATSELISNDAIDVSVFIMEHYNLDTTANSMRLFAQAELKIFQHRFEEAFSQMDSIKLLYKGHGLEDDIHFARAKVFLQKLDYSKALSELEQIVANYPEGILVDNALFQMAQIYEERLNEPEKAMPLYEQILMEHMGSYFTVEARKRFRKLRGDGV